A DNA window from bacterium contains the following coding sequences:
- a CDS encoding molybdopterin oxidoreductase, translating into MRFPFAIGRIGFVPTVTRRDVLKVGVAGAGALVASGLGFDVALAESTKVKQSLRIAGARESHSICPYCAVGCSLVAYTRQQSDGSVQLLQIEGDPDSPVNEGRLCPKGATAMQLAISPRRVESPQYRAAGATGWKSVSWDFMLDRLAQNIKASRDATFVTTDGNGNTVNRCEGIAFAGGAAFSSEEGYFATKLMRGLGLVHLEQQARV; encoded by the coding sequence ATTCGCTTCCCGTTCGCGATTGGGAGGATTGGCTTCGTGCCGACCGTCACCCGTCGGGACGTCCTCAAGGTCGGGGTCGCCGGTGCCGGAGCCCTGGTGGCCTCCGGTCTCGGTTTCGACGTCGCGCTGGCGGAGTCGACCAAGGTCAAGCAGAGCCTGCGCATTGCCGGCGCTCGCGAGTCGCACTCCATCTGCCCTTACTGCGCGGTCGGCTGCTCGCTGGTCGCCTACACCCGGCAGCAGAGCGACGGCAGCGTGCAGCTGCTCCAGATCGAGGGCGATCCCGACAGCCCGGTCAACGAGGGACGCCTCTGCCCGAAGGGAGCGACCGCGATGCAACTGGCGATTTCACCTCGTCGCGTGGAGTCGCCTCAGTACCGCGCCGCCGGCGCGACCGGCTGGAAGAGCGTCTCGTGGGATTTCATGCTCGACCGGCTCGCGCAGAACATCAAGGCGTCGCGGGACGCCACGTTCGTCACCACCGACGGCAACGGCAACACCGTGAACCGGTGCGAGGGCATCGCCTTCGCCGGGGGAGCCGCGTTCAGCTCGGAGGAGGGCTATTTCGCCACCAAGCTGATGCGCGGCCTGGGACTGGTACACCTAGAACAACAGGCCAGGGTTTGA
- a CDS encoding LLM class flavin-dependent oxidoreductase codes for MLRVGVKLPATIGRPGEYLADVTALEAGGADTIWLHDTAVQPGAGSHVEPQLQPWVLAAAMAAVTRRVRLGIAFPSVAAWPPALFAATVIAFDQLSGNRLVLGFGLEESGGRLEEFLQVLKLLCSGSGERFDGRFYQLPSVRLARGARPEGPPILIASPHGPARDGLRSIANGIIQPGSPPEGLRADPGGGEVWVEIPIPPDREAWGKTLAAYETAGATGVIVSWEPRIVDLLRNTEPDDRTDLLVSTG; via the coding sequence GTGCTCAGGGTGGGCGTCAAGCTACCCGCCACCATCGGCCGGCCTGGCGAATACCTGGCGGACGTCACCGCCCTCGAGGCTGGAGGGGCCGACACGATCTGGCTGCATGACACCGCGGTGCAGCCTGGCGCCGGCAGCCACGTCGAGCCCCAGCTCCAACCCTGGGTCTTGGCGGCGGCGATGGCCGCGGTGACCCGTCGCGTCAGGTTGGGGATTGCCTTCCCGTCGGTGGCGGCGTGGCCGCCGGCGCTCTTTGCGGCCACGGTGATCGCCTTCGACCAGCTCAGCGGCAACCGGCTGGTCCTGGGTTTTGGCCTGGAGGAGAGCGGCGGCCGGCTGGAGGAGTTCCTTCAGGTGTTGAAGCTGCTGTGCTCGGGCTCCGGCGAGCGGTTCGATGGACGGTTCTACCAGTTGCCCTCCGTCCGCCTGGCGCGCGGTGCCCGGCCCGAGGGGCCACCGATCCTCATCGCCTCACCACACGGACCGGCTCGCGATGGGCTGCGGAGCATCGCGAACGGAATCATCCAGCCCGGCTCGCCGCCCGAAGGCCTGAGGGCCGATCCGGGCGGCGGGGAGGTGTGGGTCGAGATCCCGATCCCGCCCGACCGGGAGGCATGGGGAAAGACCCTGGCCGCCTACGAGACCGCTGGGGCGACCGGCGTCATCGTGTCGTGGGAGCCGCGCATCGTCGACCTCCTGCGCAACACCGAACCTGACGACCGAACCGACCTCCTGGTCTCGACCGGCTGA
- a CDS encoding PIG-L family deacetylase, with protein MAGAAVRPRRRARFASALWAAALAAAVLVCAGSPGPGAGSGDLVAPRLDPVDVLVFAPHPDDEVIGAGGVIQQALAAGRRVRIVFATNGDGYPRAASALFRKDLMALRHDDYDRLGAARQREAVAADGALGLGPRSLVFLGYPDGVLADVYAGADGAPVKSPTTGRTSTYGPALTDFHTLSHGRPAPYTSAAALADVEQVLRESEPALVYVSDGADEHPDHRATYDLVRDAVAATGYTGELLTYLVHGGQEWPWPEGPTPGLPFEVHTTRGDGHPAGVAWPPSLRVPITAGENAVKLRAISAHLSQWEVDGPYLESFVKSEEIFWSVPATR; from the coding sequence GTGGCAGGCGCTGCCGTCAGGCCACGACGGCGAGCCCGGTTCGCCAGCGCGTTGTGGGCCGCGGCGCTCGCGGCCGCCGTGCTGGTGTGCGCCGGCAGCCCCGGGCCGGGGGCCGGGAGCGGCGACTTAGTGGCGCCGCGGCTCGATCCCGTCGACGTGCTGGTCTTCGCCCCCCACCCCGACGACGAGGTCATCGGCGCCGGCGGCGTGATCCAGCAGGCGCTCGCCGCCGGGCGGCGCGTCCGGATCGTCTTCGCCACCAACGGCGATGGCTACCCGCGCGCGGCTTCCGCGCTGTTCAGGAAGGACCTGATGGCCCTCCGCCATGACGATTACGACCGGCTGGGGGCCGCCCGCCAGCGCGAGGCGGTGGCGGCAGACGGCGCGCTCGGCCTAGGCCCGCGGAGCCTGGTCTTTCTGGGCTATCCGGACGGTGTGCTGGCGGACGTCTACGCCGGCGCCGATGGCGCCCCTGTCAAGTCACCGACCACTGGCCGCACATCGACGTATGGACCCGCGCTGACCGACTTCCACACGCTAAGCCACGGACGCCCCGCGCCCTACACCTCCGCGGCGGCCCTGGCCGACGTCGAACAGGTGCTGCGGGAGTCGGAGCCGGCGCTGGTCTACGTCAGCGATGGGGCCGATGAGCACCCGGACCACCGGGCCACGTACGACCTCGTCAGGGACGCCGTCGCCGCGACCGGCTACACCGGGGAGCTGCTCACCTACCTCGTGCACGGGGGGCAGGAGTGGCCCTGGCCTGAAGGCCCCACGCCAGGTTTGCCGTTTGAGGTGCACACAACACGCGGCGACGGCCATCCGGCCGGCGTCGCCTGGCCGCCTTCCCTCCGGGTCCCGATCACGGCCGGCGAGAACGCGGTGAAGCTGCGCGCGATCTCGGCGCACCTGTCGCAGTGGGAGGTCGACGGCCCCTACCTCGAATCGTTCGTGAAGTCGGAAGAGATCTTCTGGAGCGTTCCCGCGACACGTTGA
- the cobA gene encoding uroporphyrinogen-III C-methyltransferase, whose amino-acid sequence MRYYPVFLDLARQRCVVLGGGGFAAEKAEALLEAGALVTVVASRLNPTLEALAAGGRVRAVRRDYRHGDLAGARLVVDASEDAGINASSWREAEDSGILINVVDRPAQCRFIAPAIVRRDPLLIAISTSGESPFLASALRARLERWLGREWGPFTALVGRIRRELRERGVPIAEQTRAYRRLIRSDVRELLRDGRTDEAGDRAAALARPGAGHPGRVALVGAGPGDPELITVKARELLADADFVLHDALIAPETLALRGPQAELEDVGKRGGSKSPRQEAITARLIELAQAGNFVVRLKGGDPFVFGRGGEELTGLVDAGIEVVVVPGVTAALAAPAAAGIPVTMRGVASSVAITTAQGGGSLGRLHDLALACDTLIVLMPRANLAEVAETLARAVGGSRPAALVGNATLADQRSVRGPLAAIARLADQRRIEAPATLIVGDVVAAVPALRALGAPALLELAEG is encoded by the coding sequence TTGAGGTACTACCCCGTATTCCTGGACCTGGCCCGCCAGCGGTGCGTCGTCCTTGGCGGTGGCGGGTTCGCGGCGGAGAAGGCGGAGGCGCTGCTGGAGGCCGGCGCCCTCGTCACCGTCGTTGCTTCGCGGCTGAACCCGACGCTCGAGGCCCTCGCGGCCGGCGGCCGGGTGCGGGCCGTGCGGCGCGATTACCGGCATGGCGACCTCGCCGGCGCGCGGCTGGTGGTCGACGCCAGCGAAGACGCCGGGATCAACGCGAGCAGCTGGCGGGAGGCGGAGGACTCGGGCATCCTGATCAACGTCGTCGACCGTCCGGCGCAGTGCCGCTTCATCGCCCCGGCGATCGTTCGCCGCGATCCGCTGCTGATCGCCATCTCCACGTCGGGTGAGAGCCCGTTCCTGGCGTCGGCGCTGCGCGCTCGGCTCGAGCGCTGGCTCGGCCGCGAGTGGGGGCCGTTCACCGCGCTCGTCGGGCGAATCCGGCGCGAGCTGCGGGAGCGCGGCGTGCCGATCGCCGAACAGACGCGGGCGTATCGCCGCCTCATCAGGTCGGACGTTCGCGAGCTGCTCCGCGACGGCCGGACCGATGAGGCCGGAGATCGCGCCGCGGCCCTGGCTCGGCCTGGTGCGGGCCACCCGGGGCGCGTCGCGCTCGTCGGCGCCGGGCCTGGCGATCCGGAGCTCATCACCGTCAAGGCCCGGGAGCTGCTCGCCGACGCGGACTTCGTTCTGCACGACGCCCTCATCGCGCCCGAGACGCTGGCCCTGCGCGGGCCGCAGGCAGAGCTCGAAGACGTGGGCAAGCGTGGAGGGAGCAAGAGCCCGCGGCAGGAGGCGATCACCGCGCGCCTGATCGAACTCGCGCAGGCCGGCAACTTCGTCGTCAGGCTGAAGGGCGGCGACCCGTTCGTGTTCGGTCGAGGTGGCGAGGAGCTCACCGGCCTGGTGGATGCGGGCATCGAGGTCGTCGTCGTGCCCGGCGTCACCGCCGCCCTGGCGGCGCCCGCCGCCGCGGGCATCCCGGTCACCATGCGCGGCGTCGCCTCCTCGGTCGCGATCACGACCGCGCAGGGAGGCGGCTCGCTCGGGCGGCTGCACGACCTCGCGCTCGCCTGCGACACGCTCATCGTCCTGATGCCTCGCGCCAACCTCGCCGAGGTGGCCGAAACGCTGGCCCGAGCCGTCGGCGGATCGCGGCCCGCGGCGCTGGTCGGCAACGCGACGCTGGCGGATCAGCGCAGCGTCCGCGGCCCGCTGGCGGCGATCGCCCGCCTGGCGGATCAGCGGCGGATCGAGGCGCCCGCGACCCTCATCGTCGGCGACGTCGTCGCAGCCGTGCCGGCATTGAGGGCGCTCGGAGCCCCTGCTTTGCTGGAGCTCGCCGAGGGCTGA
- the sat gene encoding sulfate adenylyltransferase, with product MSKGFVVWFTGLSGAGKSTIANALQAELARRGRRAELLDGDEVRTHLSKGLGFSKEDRDTNIRRIGYVARLVARHGGVAITAAISPYREVRDEVRQATPGFVEVFVRCPLDTLVERDTKGLYRKAIAGEIANFTGVSDPYEEPLKAEVVCETSTETLAESVAKVIDTLERLGHLPRQVPERLPEGEELQSLRAEARLLPRLEVGQRELSDLFMLAAGALAPVDSFMGREDYEAVISSGRLASGLPFTIPILLRAASVPKADRVALFIGDRPVGILNLADAYPTDHAREALGVYGTEDEAHPGVRVLKDSGRWALSGEVIALARPTSGFPEFDLTPAQVRAVKAQRAWRTMVGFQTRNPVHRAHEYLQKVALEIVDGLLLHPLVGETKSDDIPASVRMRCYQELLDGYYPADRAVLATNPAWMRYAGPKEAVFHAIVRRNYGCTHFIVGRDHAGVGSYYDTYAAHRIFDEYGPGELGIEILRFEHTFYCSVCGGMASNRTCPHPKDLHRTLSGSAVRKLLAEGEALPPEFTRPEVARVLSEATKREATA from the coding sequence TTGAGCAAGGGATTCGTTGTCTGGTTCACGGGACTGTCGGGCGCCGGCAAGTCGACGATCGCGAACGCGCTGCAGGCGGAGCTTGCGCGCCGGGGCCGGCGGGCGGAGCTGCTCGACGGCGATGAGGTGCGGACCCATCTCTCCAAGGGCCTCGGCTTCTCCAAAGAAGACCGAGACACCAACATCCGGCGCATCGGCTACGTCGCCCGCCTGGTCGCGCGCCACGGCGGGGTCGCGATCACCGCCGCGATCTCGCCCTACCGGGAGGTTCGCGACGAGGTTCGCCAGGCGACTCCTGGTTTTGTCGAGGTCTTCGTCCGCTGCCCGCTCGACACGCTGGTCGAGCGCGACACCAAGGGCCTGTACCGCAAGGCGATCGCGGGCGAGATCGCCAACTTCACCGGCGTCAGCGATCCGTACGAGGAACCTCTGAAGGCCGAGGTCGTCTGCGAGACCTCCACCGAAACGCTGGCGGAATCCGTGGCCAAGGTCATCGACACGCTGGAACGTCTCGGCCACCTGCCGCGACAGGTGCCCGAGCGGCTGCCGGAAGGAGAGGAGCTCCAGTCGCTTCGGGCGGAAGCGCGCCTATTGCCCCGGCTCGAGGTCGGCCAGCGCGAGCTCTCCGACCTCTTCATGCTCGCCGCCGGCGCGCTCGCCCCGGTGGATTCGTTCATGGGCCGTGAGGACTACGAGGCGGTGATTTCGAGCGGACGGCTGGCGAGCGGCCTGCCGTTCACCATCCCGATCCTCTTGCGCGCCGCCTCGGTGCCGAAAGCCGATCGGGTGGCTCTGTTCATCGGTGACAGACCGGTGGGAATCCTGAACCTCGCCGATGCGTATCCAACCGACCACGCGCGCGAGGCGCTCGGGGTGTACGGCACCGAGGATGAAGCCCATCCCGGTGTGCGCGTGCTCAAGGACTCCGGCCGGTGGGCGCTGAGCGGCGAGGTGATCGCGCTCGCGCGACCGACCTCAGGCTTCCCGGAGTTCGACCTCACCCCCGCCCAGGTGCGCGCCGTCAAAGCGCAGCGGGCGTGGAGGACAATGGTCGGCTTCCAGACGCGCAACCCGGTCCACCGCGCCCACGAGTACCTGCAGAAGGTGGCGCTCGAGATCGTCGACGGGCTTCTCCTCCACCCGCTCGTGGGTGAGACCAAGAGCGACGACATCCCGGCGTCGGTCCGGATGCGCTGCTACCAGGAGCTGCTCGACGGCTACTACCCGGCGGACCGGGCCGTGCTTGCGACCAACCCCGCCTGGATGCGTTACGCGGGGCCGAAGGAGGCCGTGTTCCACGCCATCGTCCGGCGCAACTACGGTTGCACGCACTTCATCGTCGGGCGCGATCACGCGGGCGTCGGCAGCTACTACGACACCTATGCCGCGCACCGGATCTTCGACGAGTACGGACCGGGTGAGCTGGGGATCGAGATCCTGCGCTTCGAGCACACCTTTTACTGCTCGGTCTGCGGCGGCATGGCCTCGAACCGGACGTGCCCGCATCCCAAGGACCTGCACCGAACGTTGAGCGGGTCCGCGGTGCGCAAGCTCCTGGCGGAGGGCGAGGCTCTACCGCCGGAGTTCACACGACCCGAGGTGGCGCGGGTGCTGAGCGAAGCGACCAAGCGAGAGGCGACTGCTTGA
- a CDS encoding ABC transporter permease subunit, with protein MAADLAGKLQAPDAVELALLPRPASLVRLWSGLWPKLAAVALALAAWQLVVWSGWQPDYLLPGPRPVFQRLYQDLSHLDFYLGVASTLRRALVGYAIAAAAGSAVGILVARIAVLRKAVGSAILGLQSMPSIAWLPLAFLLFQLSETAILFVVILGAAPAIAGGLLGGVDHVQPLLVRVGRVMGARGLGLYRHVILPAALPSFVGGLKQGWAFAWRSLMAAEIIGIVGHQPSLGQEIQFAREFADAEQLLALMIVIFVIGVVIDSLFGSLDVAIRRRWGLLGGEA; from the coding sequence ATGGCCGCTGATCTCGCGGGCAAGCTCCAGGCGCCGGATGCGGTGGAATTGGCACTGCTGCCGCGGCCGGCTTCCCTGGTGCGGTTGTGGTCGGGCCTGTGGCCGAAGTTGGCCGCCGTCGCGCTGGCGCTGGCGGCGTGGCAGCTGGTCGTCTGGTCCGGCTGGCAGCCGGACTACCTGCTGCCCGGACCGCGGCCGGTGTTCCAGCGCCTGTATCAGGACCTGAGTCACCTCGATTTCTACCTCGGCGTGGCGAGCACGCTGCGGCGCGCGCTCGTCGGCTACGCGATCGCGGCGGCCGCCGGCAGCGCGGTCGGCATCCTGGTGGCGCGGATCGCCGTCCTTCGCAAGGCGGTGGGCTCCGCCATCCTCGGCCTGCAGTCGATGCCGTCCATCGCGTGGTTGCCGCTCGCGTTCCTGCTCTTCCAGCTCAGCGAGACCGCGATCCTGTTCGTCGTCATCCTCGGCGCCGCTCCGGCCATCGCCGGTGGACTCCTTGGCGGCGTGGATCATGTGCAGCCGCTTTTGGTACGAGTCGGCCGGGTCATGGGCGCGCGCGGCCTCGGCCTGTACCGGCACGTGATCCTCCCCGCGGCTCTGCCGTCGTTCGTCGGCGGCCTGAAGCAGGGTTGGGCATTCGCCTGGCGGAGCCTGATGGCGGCGGAGATCATCGGGATCGTCGGCCATCAGCCGTCGCTCGGACAGGAAATCCAGTTCGCCCGGGAGTTCGCCGACGCCGAGCAGCTCCTGGCTTTGATGATCGTGATCTTCGTCATCGGCGTTGTCATCGACAGCCTGTTTGGGAGCCTGGACGTTGCCATCCGGCGGCGCTGGGGCCTGCTTGGAGGAGAAGCTTGA